The DNA window CGGGGCCACAGACCTTATGCCCCGCGAGTGCCGGGGCCGAATCCGACAGGAGTGCTCGCGATGGAATCCCAATCCGCAAAGCCGATCATCGCGGCGCTGCTGCAACCGCTGCCGATACTGAGCCAGCCGCAGGCCCGCAACGATCTGGGGGACGAGACGGTGGTGCGGCTGCTGGTCCGCCAGTTCATCGACCTCAGCCTCGACGCCTTCAATCAGGTCCTGCAGGGCAAGCTCGACCAGGACGAGGCGGTGGACGGCATCAACCGGCAGGCGACCGCGCTGAATGCCGTCTTCCTCGGCACCAGCGGGTTCGAGACCGTCATCACCCATCCCTGGAACACGCCCGAACAGCTGGGCGCCTTCCTGAAGGACATGGTGGCGCTCGAATATCCCGAGGACGATTGCGTCCGCGCCATGCTGATCCATCTGGCGACCCAGGTGATGCATGCGCTGCGCCTGCCGGACGAGGACCGCCAGGAGGAGGTGGAGGCGCTGACCCTGGACGCCGCCGACCTGCTGCTCGGTCGCGCGCCGGAAGACGAGATCGACATCGACATCGACGTCTGATTCGGCCGGATCATAGGGCCGGCAGAGTCGCGGCATCGGTCCCGGCCTCGCAGATCAGCGGGACGCGCCCCTCCACGACCATGACGAACTGCTCATGGGCGTGGCTGTGGCGCGGGGTGGCGGTTCGCCATTGGGAATGTCGGATCGGGACATGATAGACCGCAAGAACATCCACGGGAAAAGCAGGACCCGGTGAACGAAAATGCGTCGGGTCTCCTGATGCGGTGCGGTAGTCCACAGATGGGCTGAAATGATTCGAGATGTCGCATTCTGAAGGAAAGCTTAGCCTCGAAACCAGCTGTTAACGCCTGCCCTTCTAAGACGGTACGGTTGGACGCAACGGCGTCGGACAATCAACCTTCGGACCGGCGGAGGCACCGTGGACGTTGCAGACACCGACCACCCGCTTCGCACTGCGGGTGCCGTCGAACCGGTCGCCGGGCGTTTCCATCTTTCCGCTTCAATTCCCGGGCTTCTCGCCGGTCTGGCCGGCTTCGGCACCCTGGCGGGTCTGGTCGCTACCGGTCAGGCCGCGTGGCCGGTGGCCGGGGGCCTGACCCTTGCCGGGGGGATGGCTCTGTGGAGCGCCTGGCGGGCCGGCTGCACCGCTGCCTCGCTGGTGCGATCGGAAGCGGATCTGGACCGGGCGCGTGGCGATCTGGCGACGCTGCATGCCCGTGCCCGCGATTTCACCGCCGCTTCTCCCGGCTGGTTCTGGGAGACGGCGGCCGACCATCGCTATGTCACCCTGTCCGACCGGCTGGGGACTCTGCTGCGCTGCGACCCCGGCAGCGTGTTCGGCGACTCGCTGCTCGACCTGGGCGCTCTGGTCGATGACGAGGCGACCTGGGCGGAATACCGCGCCGACATCGAGGCCGGGCGGCCCTTCCGCGACCTGGAGGTGAGCTTCGAAGGGGTGGATGGCCGCGACCTCGTGCTGCGGCTCAGCGCCGTGCCGGTGCGCGACGCCGACGGGCGCTTCCGCGGCTATCGCGGCAGCGGCATCGACGCGACTGCCGAAACCCTGGCGCTGGTGGAGGCGCGCTTCATGCAGGCGGTGGTGCATGACGCCATCGACAGCGTGTCGGAGGGATTCGTGCTGTTCAGCGCCGATGGGCGGCTGCTGATCTGCAACGAGCAGTACCGCCGCGCCTATCCCACCATCGCCGACCTGCTCACCCCCGGCCGCAGTTTTGCCGAGATCCTGCGGGCGGCGGCGGAACGCGGCGGCTATGAGGGCGAGGGCGACATCGGCGCCTGGGTGGAACAGCGGCTGACCCGCCATCTCCAGCATTCCGCCCCGGTGGACGGCCGGCTGTCCGATGGGCGCTGGTATCGCATCAGCGAGCATGCGACCGGCACCGGCGGCGTGGTGAAGATCCTGATGGACATCACCGAGCTGAAGACGCGGGAGGAGGAGCTGGCCGGCCAGACCGCCCGGCTGAAGCAGACCGTGACCGCGCTCAGGGAAAGCGAACTGCGCTACCGCCAGCTGGTGGAACTGGCGCCCTACGGCATCGTCATCTGGGACCGCAGCGCCATCCGCTTCGCCAACGGCGCCGCCGCCGCGATCCTGGGCATTGCCGCCGATGCACTGGAAGGCCTGTCCCTGGCAGGATTCCTGGAGGGCGGCGACGCGCTGGAAGCGAGCTTTGCCGTCGCGGCGGACGGGGAGGAGCGGCGGCTTGAATGCGACGCCCTGCGCCCGGACGGCGAACGCCGCCGGCTGGAGGTCGCGGCCAGCCCGGCGGTCTATGGCGGTGGGCCGGCGGTCCTGCTGGTGCTGAACGACATCACCGACCGCCGCCGGGTGGAAGGCGAACTGCTGCGCGCCCAG is part of the Azospirillum lipoferum 4B genome and encodes:
- a CDS encoding hybrid sensor histidine kinase/response regulator, which produces MDVADTDHPLRTAGAVEPVAGRFHLSASIPGLLAGLAGFGTLAGLVATGQAAWPVAGGLTLAGGMALWSAWRAGCTAASLVRSEADLDRARGDLATLHARARDFTAASPGWFWETAADHRYVTLSDRLGTLLRCDPGSVFGDSLLDLGALVDDEATWAEYRADIEAGRPFRDLEVSFEGVDGRDLVLRLSAVPVRDADGRFRGYRGSGIDATAETLALVEARFMQAVVHDAIDSVSEGFVLFSADGRLLICNEQYRRAYPTIADLLTPGRSFAEILRAAAERGGYEGEGDIGAWVEQRLTRHLQHSAPVDGRLSDGRWYRISEHATGTGGVVKILMDITELKTREEELAGQTARLKQTVTALRESELRYRQLVELAPYGIVIWDRSAIRFANGAAAAILGIAADALEGLSLAGFLEGGDALEASFAVAADGEERRLECDALRPDGERRRLEVAASPAVYGGGPAVLLVLNDITDRRRVEGELLRAQKMEAVGRMAGGIAHEFNNMLTAIGGFARLAERNPADPDRVLTCVQEIAKASERAAALTGQLLDFSHRRVTDEREVVAIAPLVRDMKVFLKPLLSAGIDVAIRAGDESAPLEAYALVNPVTLNQALLNLALNGRDAMPDGGTLTIALTVETPDDAFFTRHRGLKTGRYVAIRVTDQGGGVPAAIRDRIWEPFFTTKEPGKGTGLGLWMVYGTAQQAGGAVELEGEEGRGATFALYLPAIDPPAAPAGLDPLHVAEGEGAVILLVDDEDSVRRYLRLVLEEAGCTVVEASDGQQALERYDEAGGLFDAVVSDVSMPRMNGLELARALETRNRLLPILFLTGYASRETAAGLMAQEGRQIVMKPVAPERLLNALRDLLAV